A genomic region of Oceaniferula marina contains the following coding sequences:
- a CDS encoding c-type cytochrome, with protein MKKLLKALCACLSLGQAVAATFVGVDSVANSQWRTQAQLELDGEYGTEGYLIYGLKRADGTYDAGYDVSSLFGKDVSSDHELALPSFISDVAGNAKAMWSGNGNFGMLENPANGNALENVPLLVENQASGEVFTLKGSAHQAYRLTVMFADGDGKLASWGMSVRDASGETSMVPDYVFTQTSRLAYAVWDVVSDAAGEVRVAVNASNHFSITGFAFDLQPVFPVVTSRGATDIKSSTANLPGELVYDGGHSTRVWLCWGDEDAGEALQDWDDQRDLGVLGESVLEEGVSALAVGSTYYFRYHAVNAKGSDWSDVQSFTPRLPQVTISGGQEIEGATGLTEIQFLLTLSYALDEDITLDYDLGHITTDAQDFTPVSGQVTIPAGQTTAVISVWVNGDGDEEIDEIFSLSFSPVPGVEVPSEPVEGVILSDDGQHLSPVDVLADASAGLLYVAANGAKKVVVVDAVTERLLRNIALPDAPNGMCLNVSGSRLYVAAGGSAGKIHVVDTASYEVLYSWPVGHTPMSPCLSPDGSRLYVCNRFNDMVSVLDASAGSLLANIPVEREPHAAVLSPDGGKLFVANLLAVGPATSSQVAGHVSVIDTSTRSVSNSIALPTGSHSLRGLAMAPGGGSLYVTHVLSRYYIPTTQVTRGWINTNALSVIDPASEARVNTVLLDDMDEGAANPWGVACSPDGAWLCVAHAGTHELSVIDRGAMEAKLAASSDDASKDLAWMAGIRRRVALRGNGPRGIAIMSGKVFAAEYFSDSLAVAEMAGTTSHGREVTIGWKKPADEIRKGEMYYNDATLCLQKWQSCASCHPDGRSDGLNWDLLNDGFGNAKNSKSHVTSWNTAPAMVTGIRADAAVGIRAGLRYIQFVNRDESYAEAIDRYFESMKPTPSPHLVDGELSEKALRGKQHFQSSGCINCHSGPNFTDQKKYNVGTGTGSETGKAFDVPSLVELWRSAPYLYDGRAATVRDVMDTHGHGNTDGLSQEEIDELVTYLLSL; from the coding sequence ATGAAAAAGTTATTGAAAGCGTTGTGTGCATGTCTGTCGTTAGGTCAGGCGGTAGCGGCCACCTTTGTCGGGGTGGATTCGGTTGCCAACTCGCAGTGGAGAACGCAGGCTCAGTTAGAGCTGGATGGTGAGTATGGAACGGAGGGCTATCTCATCTATGGCCTGAAGCGTGCGGATGGAACCTACGACGCCGGCTATGATGTTTCTTCCTTGTTTGGCAAGGATGTGTCTTCCGACCATGAGCTGGCTCTGCCTTCATTTATCTCGGATGTTGCAGGTAATGCCAAGGCCATGTGGTCGGGTAATGGTAATTTCGGGATGCTGGAAAATCCAGCGAATGGGAATGCATTGGAAAACGTTCCCCTATTGGTTGAGAATCAGGCTTCGGGAGAAGTGTTCACGCTCAAGGGCTCAGCCCATCAGGCGTATCGACTGACGGTTATGTTTGCCGATGGTGACGGAAAGTTGGCATCGTGGGGGATGTCGGTACGTGATGCTTCGGGGGAGACGTCGATGGTTCCCGATTACGTATTCACGCAGACGTCCCGGCTTGCTTATGCCGTATGGGATGTGGTGTCGGATGCTGCTGGTGAGGTCCGGGTGGCAGTGAATGCGAGTAATCATTTTTCGATCACGGGTTTTGCTTTTGATCTTCAGCCTGTATTCCCAGTGGTGACGAGTAGGGGGGCGACGGATATAAAAAGTTCAACGGCGAATTTGCCTGGTGAGTTGGTTTACGATGGTGGCCATTCAACTCGGGTCTGGTTGTGTTGGGGGGATGAAGACGCCGGTGAAGCGTTGCAGGATTGGGATGATCAACGAGATCTCGGGGTGCTGGGTGAGTCCGTTCTGGAAGAGGGAGTGAGCGCATTGGCGGTTGGGAGCACTTATTATTTCCGTTACCATGCCGTAAATGCCAAGGGGAGCGATTGGAGTGATGTGCAGTCATTTACGCCCCGCCTTCCACAAGTCACGATTTCGGGTGGCCAGGAAATCGAAGGGGCGACAGGGCTGACTGAAATTCAATTTTTATTGACGCTTTCTTACGCCTTGGATGAGGATATTACCTTGGATTATGACCTTGGTCATATCACAACGGACGCCCAGGATTTTACTCCGGTGTCGGGGCAAGTGACAATCCCGGCCGGGCAGACGACGGCAGTGATCTCAGTCTGGGTTAACGGTGATGGAGATGAGGAAATTGATGAAATTTTTTCTTTGAGTTTTTCTCCTGTGCCCGGAGTTGAGGTGCCAAGCGAACCCGTTGAAGGAGTGATTTTATCGGATGATGGTCAGCATCTTTCTCCCGTAGATGTCCTTGCCGATGCTTCGGCCGGATTACTTTATGTTGCCGCCAATGGGGCGAAGAAGGTCGTCGTGGTGGATGCCGTTACGGAGCGTTTGTTGAGGAATATCGCACTGCCGGATGCTCCGAATGGGATGTGTTTGAATGTTTCAGGTTCACGCTTGTATGTGGCAGCCGGTGGTAGTGCAGGGAAGATTCATGTGGTCGATACCGCAAGTTATGAGGTTTTATATTCATGGCCGGTCGGGCATACGCCGATGTCTCCCTGCCTGAGTCCGGATGGCTCGCGGTTGTATGTGTGTAATCGGTTTAATGACATGGTCTCGGTTCTGGATGCGTCGGCTGGGTCCCTGTTGGCGAACATCCCGGTTGAACGGGAACCTCATGCCGCAGTGTTGTCGCCGGATGGCGGTAAATTGTTTGTTGCCAATTTGTTAGCTGTGGGGCCGGCGACATCGAGTCAGGTGGCCGGGCATGTTTCGGTGATTGATACCTCGACGCGATCGGTTTCGAACTCGATTGCTTTGCCCACGGGTTCTCATTCCCTGCGGGGCTTGGCAATGGCTCCGGGTGGGGGCTCGCTCTATGTTACACACGTTTTGTCCCGCTACTATATTCCAACGACTCAAGTGACACGGGGGTGGATTAATACGAACGCCCTGTCGGTTATTGATCCTGCAAGTGAAGCCCGAGTGAATACCGTGCTCTTGGACGACATGGATGAGGGCGCCGCCAACCCATGGGGCGTGGCTTGTTCCCCGGATGGTGCATGGCTCTGTGTCGCACATGCTGGCACACACGAGCTCAGTGTGATTGACCGGGGGGCGATGGAGGCCAAATTGGCGGCAAGTTCAGACGATGCCAGTAAGGACCTTGCCTGGATGGCGGGGATTCGTCGGCGTGTGGCTCTCAGAGGAAACGGTCCTCGCGGTATAGCGATTATGTCAGGCAAGGTATTTGCTGCAGAATATTTCAGTGACTCGCTGGCTGTGGCTGAAATGGCGGGAACGACAAGCCACGGGCGTGAGGTCACAATTGGTTGGAAGAAGCCGGCGGATGAAATTCGAAAAGGGGAGATGTATTACAATGATGCCACCTTGTGTTTACAAAAATGGCAGAGTTGCGCGAGTTGCCATCCAGACGGGCGCAGTGACGGCCTGAATTGGGATCTGCTTAACGACGGATTTGGTAATGCTAAAAACAGCAAAAGTCATGTGACTTCCTGGAATACCGCTCCGGCTATGGTCACAGGTATTCGGGCCGATGCCGCGGTGGGGATTCGGGCGGGCTTGCGTTACATCCAGTTTGTCAATCGGGATGAGTCCTATGCTGAAGCGATCGACCGCTATTTTGAGTCGATGAAACCAACTCCCAGTCCCCATCTGGTGGATGGTGAGTTGAGCGAGAAAGCGTTGCGTGGTAAGCAGCACTTCCAGTCTTCGGGTTGCATCAACTGCCACAGTGGTCCGAATTTCACGGACCAGAAAAAATACAACGTCGGAACCGGAACAGGGAGTGAAACGGGGAAGGCCTTTGATGTGCCGTCGCTGGTCGAGCTTTGGCGTTCCGCTCCCTACCTTTACGATGGTCGGGCGGCGACGGTCAGGGATGTGATGGATACTCATGGACATGGGAATACAGACGGACTGTCTCAAGAAGAAATAGATGAACTTGTAACCTACCTGCTTTCCTTATGA
- a CDS encoding PEP-CTERM sorting domain-containing protein: MNKQMIAALSAITVSFAGTATAATIAFDIGPLGLLDGDGGLDQSTLSDGNVWNIFGRVGGGVDLGGVQDTNGNETAITMRAAGVSGRDGNSTLNAGWGGTVPQTVVDSWYFRDGVGTMSFVLKGFDPGSAWDIDVIDSFKTGTGANTIDIQVNGLFADGSVGPSATTDGDGWRRREDGWDNDAVLSFDGFTADQNGEFVITLSGGNPTIQGLVLTAVPEPSSSALVGIGGLALILRRRK, from the coding sequence ATGAACAAACAAATGATCGCGGCGTTGTCCGCAATAACTGTCAGTTTCGCTGGCACCGCCACCGCAGCAACCATCGCTTTCGATATTGGGCCCTTAGGACTTTTGGACGGAGACGGGGGGCTTGACCAGAGCACATTGTCAGATGGCAATGTGTGGAACATTTTCGGCCGTGTAGGCGGAGGTGTGGATCTAGGCGGCGTACAGGACACGAATGGCAACGAGACTGCTATCACGATGCGAGCTGCAGGTGTCAGTGGCCGGGATGGAAATTCTACACTCAATGCCGGTTGGGGCGGCACCGTGCCGCAAACGGTGGTCGACTCTTGGTATTTTAGAGATGGGGTAGGAACCATGTCCTTCGTTTTGAAAGGGTTTGATCCAGGTTCGGCTTGGGATATTGATGTGATTGATTCTTTTAAAACGGGCACGGGAGCGAATACGATCGACATCCAGGTTAACGGCTTGTTTGCTGATGGCAGCGTGGGACCTAGTGCAACGACCGATGGGGACGGTTGGCGCAGGAGAGAGGACGGCTGGGATAATGATGCGGTGCTTTCATTTGATGGTTTCACGGCTGATCAAAATGGCGAATTTGTCATCACTCTCAGCGGCGGGAATCCGACGATCCAGGGGCTGGTGTTGACCGCGGTTCCCGAACCTTCATCTTCAGCGCTTGTTGGCATTGGAGGGCTGGCTTTGATTCTCCGCCGCCGCAAATAA
- a CDS encoding beta-N-acetylhexosaminidase has translation MLSSRLFSSFISLLHPITFSSITICVASWVLFTSTSGEAGIVPLPASIEIRQGSYSLSGEVIYQCPEEWVPALELGLARLSAHSTLDLKKGASAIVKVSKDAKLPKREAYTLEVNAQGIEVKARSEAGVFYACQTLLQAIQQNVYDPGKEWKSLTVPQMLVEDTPRFAWRGLMLDSSRHFQTVEEVKRFIDLMAVHKLNVFHWHLTDSHGWRFESKKYPELTKKGAWRMQPGYPEKGKNRRYGGFYTQAEIKEVIAYAKERMITIVPEIDMPGHCFAMVAAYPQLGCLGKPQEVSHFFTYPAVAQKFPNVKGTDVLCVGKDETLKVCRNILDEVMELFPSKFIHIGGDEVNKSHWKRCSQCQKHMKTNGLANEHELQSWFIQQLDHYITQKNRRMIGWDEILEGGLAKNATVMSWQGEHGGIKAAKMGHDVVMSPQTYIYLDHGQSHSPLEPPHWPGHKPLDRVYSYQPVPKSLNDQEASHIIGVQANVWTVFIHENWLLDLQTWPRAAALAEVGWTPQALRKWDDFYQRMSVSHRKRLDALGVNYWWENAKPIGEWKPEGLKSDSQISELSYDMTKLIEAGQSSDIHIVFQYKRGAHALRIESVALLENDRVLSEDRHKGVAGSTHKRNRYTIPAFTPRKGARYVLHVKAYGDQGADSHGVLTMSKVQTKRVK, from the coding sequence ATGTTGTCATCACGCCTATTTTCGTCGTTTATCTCACTGCTTCATCCGATCACGTTCTCCAGCATCACGATCTGTGTTGCCTCATGGGTTCTTTTTACTAGCACCTCGGGTGAGGCCGGAATTGTTCCGCTCCCTGCTTCGATTGAAATCCGGCAGGGGAGCTACTCTCTGAGTGGGGAAGTGATTTACCAATGTCCCGAGGAGTGGGTGCCTGCGCTGGAACTGGGGCTGGCCAGATTGTCTGCACATTCGACCTTGGACTTAAAAAAGGGAGCCAGTGCGATCGTGAAAGTCAGTAAGGATGCCAAGCTTCCCAAGCGGGAAGCCTACACTCTCGAGGTGAATGCTCAGGGCATTGAGGTCAAAGCACGCAGTGAAGCTGGTGTGTTTTATGCCTGCCAGACCTTGCTGCAGGCGATTCAGCAGAATGTCTATGACCCGGGTAAGGAATGGAAATCTCTCACCGTGCCCCAGATGCTGGTGGAAGATACTCCGCGTTTTGCTTGGCGTGGTTTAATGCTGGACTCGTCCCGCCATTTTCAGACGGTGGAGGAGGTGAAGCGATTCATCGATTTGATGGCCGTGCATAAATTGAATGTGTTTCATTGGCATCTCACCGACAGTCATGGCTGGAGGTTTGAATCGAAAAAATATCCTGAACTAACGAAAAAGGGAGCCTGGAGGATGCAGCCAGGATATCCGGAGAAAGGAAAAAACCGGCGATATGGAGGCTTCTACACTCAGGCTGAGATTAAGGAGGTGATTGCCTATGCCAAGGAGAGAATGATCACGATTGTTCCGGAGATTGATATGCCGGGGCATTGTTTTGCGATGGTCGCTGCTTATCCTCAGCTCGGCTGTCTGGGCAAACCCCAAGAGGTTTCTCATTTTTTTACTTACCCCGCGGTTGCTCAGAAGTTTCCGAACGTCAAGGGAACGGATGTGCTCTGTGTAGGCAAGGATGAGACACTGAAGGTTTGCAGGAACATTCTCGACGAGGTGATGGAGCTCTTCCCTTCGAAGTTCATTCATATTGGTGGGGATGAGGTGAACAAGTCTCATTGGAAGCGTTGCTCTCAATGCCAGAAGCATATGAAAACCAATGGGCTCGCCAATGAACACGAGCTGCAGAGTTGGTTTATCCAGCAACTTGATCATTATATTACGCAAAAGAACCGGCGCATGATCGGCTGGGATGAGATCCTCGAGGGAGGATTGGCAAAAAATGCCACGGTGATGTCGTGGCAGGGGGAGCATGGAGGAATCAAGGCCGCGAAAATGGGGCATGATGTCGTGATGTCCCCGCAAACATACATTTACCTCGACCACGGACAATCACACAGTCCGCTGGAGCCACCTCACTGGCCGGGTCATAAACCGCTCGATCGCGTCTACTCCTACCAACCGGTGCCGAAGTCTTTGAACGACCAAGAGGCGTCACATATTATCGGAGTCCAGGCAAACGTCTGGACTGTATTCATCCACGAAAATTGGTTGCTGGATTTGCAGACCTGGCCGCGGGCCGCTGCCCTTGCTGAAGTAGGCTGGACACCTCAGGCATTGAGGAAATGGGATGACTTTTATCAACGTATGTCTGTTAGCCATCGCAAACGGCTTGATGCTCTCGGCGTGAACTACTGGTGGGAGAATGCGAAACCGATTGGAGAGTGGAAGCCGGAAGGCTTGAAGTCTGACAGTCAGATCAGCGAGCTAAGTTATGACATGACCAAACTGATCGAAGCGGGGCAATCATCCGACATCCATATCGTGTTCCAATACAAGCGTGGAGCCCATGCTCTGCGTATCGAGTCGGTGGCCCTGCTCGAGAACGATCGCGTGCTGTCCGAGGATCGGCACAAGGGGGTGGCTGGTTCGACCCACAAGAGAAACCGATACACGATCCCAGCGTTTACTCCTCGCAAAGGGGCTCGTTATGTCCTGCATGTGAAAGCCTACGGTGATCAAGGGGCTGACTCCCATGGAGTACTGACCATGTCCAAGGTGCAAACGAAACGGGTGAAATAG